In Columba livia isolate bColLiv1 breed racing homer chromosome 6, bColLiv1.pat.W.v2, whole genome shotgun sequence, a single genomic region encodes these proteins:
- the RPS24 gene encoding small ribosomal subunit protein eS24 isoform X4, with the protein MNDTVTIRTRKFMTNRLLQRKQMVIDVLHPGKATVPKTEIREKLAKMYKTTPDVIFVFGFRTHFGGGKTTGFGMIYDSLDYAKKNEPKHRLARHGLYEKKKTSRKQRKERKNRMKKVRGTAKANVGAGKK; encoded by the exons atg AATGACACGGTGACCATCAGAACCAGGAAGTTCATGACAAACAGGCTGCTTCAGCGCAAGCAGATG GTGATTGATGTTCTTCATCCTGGGAAGGCCACAGTCCCCAAAACAGAAATCAGGGAAAAGCTGGCAAAAATGTACAAGACAACCCCTGATGTAATTTTCGTCTTTGGCTTCAGAACTCATTTTGGTGGTGGCAAGACAACAGGTTTTGGCATGATCTATGATTCTCTGGACTATGCAAAGAAAAACGAACCAAAGCACAGGCTTGCCAGG CATGGCTTGTATGAAAAGAAGAAGACTTCCAGGAAGCAGCGAAAGGAGCGTAAgaacagaatgaagaaagtcaGGGGCACAGCCAAGGCAAATGTTGGTGCTGGCAAAAAG
- the RPS24 gene encoding small ribosomal subunit protein eS24 isoform X3, with amino-acid sequence MNDTVTIRTRKFMTNRLLQRKQMVIDVLHPGKATVPKTEIREKLAKMYKTTPDVIFVFGFRTHFGGGKTTGFGMIYDSLDYAKKNEPKHRLARHGLYEKKKTSRKQRKERKNRMKKVRGTAKANVGAGKKK; translated from the exons atg AATGACACGGTGACCATCAGAACCAGGAAGTTCATGACAAACAGGCTGCTTCAGCGCAAGCAGATG GTGATTGATGTTCTTCATCCTGGGAAGGCCACAGTCCCCAAAACAGAAATCAGGGAAAAGCTGGCAAAAATGTACAAGACAACCCCTGATGTAATTTTCGTCTTTGGCTTCAGAACTCATTTTGGTGGTGGCAAGACAACAGGTTTTGGCATGATCTATGATTCTCTGGACTATGCAAAGAAAAACGAACCAAAGCACAGGCTTGCCAGG CATGGCTTGTATGAAAAGAAGAAGACTTCCAGGAAGCAGCGAAAGGAGCGTAAgaacagaatgaagaaagtcaGGGGCACAGCCAAGGCAAATGTTGGTGCTGGCAAAAAG AAATGA
- the RPS24 gene encoding small ribosomal subunit protein eS24 isoform X1, whose amino-acid sequence MNDTVTIRTRKFMTNRLLQRKQMVIDVLHPGKATVPKTEIREKLAKMYKTTPDVIFVFGFRTHFGGGKTTGFGMIYDSLDYAKKNEPKHRLARHGLYEKKKTSRKQRKERKNRMKKVRGTAKANVGAGKKKVICVVLYSFLAAQ is encoded by the exons atg AATGACACGGTGACCATCAGAACCAGGAAGTTCATGACAAACAGGCTGCTTCAGCGCAAGCAGATG GTGATTGATGTTCTTCATCCTGGGAAGGCCACAGTCCCCAAAACAGAAATCAGGGAAAAGCTGGCAAAAATGTACAAGACAACCCCTGATGTAATTTTCGTCTTTGGCTTCAGAACTCATTTTGGTGGTGGCAAGACAACAGGTTTTGGCATGATCTATGATTCTCTGGACTATGCAAAGAAAAACGAACCAAAGCACAGGCTTGCCAGG CATGGCTTGTATGAAAAGAAGAAGACTTCCAGGAAGCAGCGAAAGGAGCGTAAgaacagaatgaagaaagtcaGGGGCACAGCCAAGGCAAATGTTGGTGCTGGCAAAAAG AAGGTAATCTGTGTGGTGTTGTATAGCTTCTTAGCAGCTCAGTAG
- the RPS24 gene encoding small ribosomal subunit protein eS24 isoform X2, whose translation MNDTVTIRTRKFMTNRLLQRKQMVIDVLHPGKATVPKTEIREKLAKMYKTTPDVIFVFGFRTHFGGGKTTGFGMIYDSLDYAKKNEPKHRLARHGLYEKKKTSRKQRKERKNRMKKVRGTAKANVGAGKKKVICVVLYSFLAAQ comes from the exons at GAATGACACGGTGACCATCAGAACCAGGAAGTTCATGACAAACAGGCTGCTTCAGCGCAAGCAGATG GTGATTGATGTTCTTCATCCTGGGAAGGCCACAGTCCCCAAAACAGAAATCAGGGAAAAGCTGGCAAAAATGTACAAGACAACCCCTGATGTAATTTTCGTCTTTGGCTTCAGAACTCATTTTGGTGGTGGCAAGACAACAGGTTTTGGCATGATCTATGATTCTCTGGACTATGCAAAGAAAAACGAACCAAAGCACAGGCTTGCCAGG CATGGCTTGTATGAAAAGAAGAAGACTTCCAGGAAGCAGCGAAAGGAGCGTAAgaacagaatgaagaaagtcaGGGGCACAGCCAAGGCAAATGTTGGTGCTGGCAAAAAG AAGGTAATCTGTGTGGTGTTGTATAGCTTCTTAGCAGCTCAGTAG